One endosymbiont 'TC1' of Trimyema compressum genomic window, AATATGGTGTGGATCCAATTAATGATGTTCAAGTATTAGTACCTGTTAAAAAAGGAATTGTTAGTACAAAGACAATAAATGAGCTATTCCAGAATACATTTAATCCATTAGGTCCAGCTATTGTTTCTGGAGAGTATACTTTTAGGGTAAAGGATAAAGTGATGCAGTTAAAAAATAACTATGATAAAAATGTATTTAATGGAGATATTGGGAGAATAGCAGAAGTTGATGAAAGTGATAGTAGTTTGTTAGTACAGTTTGAAAATGAATTAATTTCCTACGAGCATACTGAGCTGGATGAGCTTCAATTAGCCTATGCTATTACTATTCATAAAAGCCAGGGGAGTGAGTATCCAGTTGTTATAATGCCTCTAGTCAATCAGCATTTTATGATGCTTCAGAAAAACTTGATTTACACAGGATTAACTAGAGCTAAAAAATTATTTATATTAATAGGCAATGATAAAGCCCTAGCTATTGCACTTGAAAAAGATACTATTGATAAAAGGAATACAAGCCTTAAGGAAAAACTGAGTTTGCTACTGGAAAAATGGAGGATTTAAGGTATAATTATTAAAAATATAAATTTTAGTAGGTGTCAGAGTGGAAGATATTAAAAAAAGAGATGGTTTTGGAAGTAGTATTGGTGCGCTTTTAGCTATGTTAGGTTCTGCATTAGGGGTTGGAAATATTATTAAATTTCCAGCATTAGTAGGGGAAAATGGCGGAGCTGCTTTTATCTTAGTTTATATTATTTGTTTATTAGTTTCTGGATTCCCAATAATGGTAGCCGAAATTTTTATTGGTAGAAAAGCCCATAAAAATAATGTTGATGCATATACTGAAGCAGGAGGGAGAAAGTCTTGGGGCGCTCTCGGATGGCTTGGAACTTTTGCAGCTATGCTTCTTTTAGCATATTATACTTTATTTGCAAGTTGGGTGATGCGTTATGCGTATACAACTATGACTGGTCAGTTAAATGGCATTACGGATGTAGGGGTTGCTAAAACTCTTTTTAGTAATTTCAATGGATCTGCAGAGCCTTTTTTTTGGCAAGTTGGATTTCTACTTTTAGCAGGGATTGTTTTATCATTTGGCGTTAAAAAAGGAATTGAAAGAGTTGTCAAAATTTTAATGCCCTTATTAATTGTTATTCTTATAATTGCTGTAGTTCGGGGAGCGCTTTTACCTGAAGCAGGTTCAGCATTAAAGTTTTTGTTAAGCCCAGATTTTAGTAAAATTACTAGTGCAGTGGTAGTTACTGCCTTGGGTCTTAGCTTTTTTAAACTATCTTTGGGAATTGGCTCTATGGTTATATATGGCAGTTATTCTGATGGACAAACTAAAATAATGAGTACTGCAGCAAAAATTATTATTATTGATTTAGTAGTTTCAGTACTAGCAGGTTTTGCTGTTTTTTCAGGATTTTTTTCAGGAAATGGTTCTGGTTTGCCACTGGCTGGATTTGATTTATTATTTGAATCTTTGCCTGTTTTATTTTCAAATGTATTTCTGGGTCAACATGTTATGTTTTTATTCTTTTTTTTAACTGGTATTGTAGCTTTTACAGCAGCAATTTCTATATTAGAAGTTCCTATTGCTGTTATCAGTGAAAAAACGAGATTAGGTAGATTATCAACAGTCTGGATTGTCATAGCCGTAATAATGATAGTTGGTAGTATACCAAGCCTCGGTAATTCTCTTTTTAGTTATTTCGGAGATAGCACTTTGGTTATGCGTATTGGTGATATTGAAAAATCAGGAATTACCAATATATTTGATTATATAGTTTCCAATATATTTATGCCATTAATTGGCATGTTTACAGCAATTCTTGTGGCCTATAAAATGGATGAAAAAACAGTTATTAATGAATTGAGTAATTTTGGTTCAATTAATAATATAAAAGCAATAAAAATTTACCGATGGATTTTAAAGCTTACACCTTTTGTATTATTTTTTATTTTCCTAAAGGTATCTGGTATTTTAAGCCTTTTAGGCATTACTATTTAAGGAGGAATTTTATGGCAAATACAACAGATATTAAAATTAACGAGGTAATTAAACGTTATAACCCAAATGATAAACCGGCAGTTAATGGTGTGTCATTTGAGGTTAAACCAGGAGAAATATTTGGCTTTCTAGGTCCTGATGGAGCTGGCAAAACTACATTGATTAAAATGATGACTGGTTTATTGAGACCTGATAGTGGTTCTATTACTATGGGTGGCAATGATATTGTGAAAAACCCAGAAGCTACTAAAAAATGTTTGGTTATGCTCCTGATACACCGAGTATTTTCGGAAAAATTAAAGGTATGGATTATTTGAATTTTATTGATAATATTTATGAAGTTCCTAAAGATTTAAGAGAAGCTAGGATTAAGGAATACAGTGAGGCCCTTGCTCTTCAAGATAATCTTTATGATTTTATTGAGTCTTATTCTCATGGTATGAAACAGAAATTGGCAGTTATTGGTGTTTTGATTTATGAACCGAAAGTTTGGATTTTAGATGAGCCTTTAGTTGGATTAGACCCTAAGTCAGCATTTACTTTAAAAGAAATAATGAAGAAACATGCTGAAAAAGGCAATATTGTGTTCTTTTCAAGTCACATTCTTGAAGTTGTTGAAAAACTATGTGATAGAATTGGTATTATTAGAAAAGGAGAATTAGTAACAATAGGCTCTATTAAAGAAATTAAAGAAGCATTTAAAGATGAGTCTCTTGAAGATATTGTATTGGAGATTATTGACAATGAATAGTATCAAAGAATTATTGAAAATTTATTTTAAACAAGCTAGTGGTATTTCTGAAATTGCCTATATGACTAAAAAAGGCAGAGTTGGGCCTATCCTAACAAGTATTTTAAAATTAATTGTTAAATTTATTATGGGTATTGTTTTCTTTTTTCTGGCCTTGGCATTAGGTATAATAAGCAATGTTTTCGGCTTTCCTGAGGCAAGGTTTGAAAATTGGTATTTTTATTGTTTTTTAATTATGTTAGTTGAGGGATTTTCTCTTTTCTTTAATATGTTTATTGAAGATAAAAATACAGAATTAATTATTCCAATGCCTATTAAAACCAGTCATATTATTTATAGTAAATTTATTTATACTTTATATATTATTAAGTAATATTTTAATTTTAATTCCTTTAGTTTTTGCATATGTTATTCCCTATGGTAATCCTATTTACTGGTTGGTTGCTACAACTGTGATTGTTTTATTACCTGCATTAACTCTAGTAATTGTCGGTATTATTACTTTATTATTAGGCAGAGTATTGACTACAAAAGGTGCACGAGGTGTTTTATCATTTATAGGAACTCTTATAATTATTATTTTTAGTTTTTCTATTTCAGCTTTAGGCCCAATATTGAGCAATAGTAATACTAATTCCTTAGAGCTTTTAGGAGCTGCTCAATCATTCCTTAATTATTCTGGTATCTATCCTCTTGCTGGAGCTATTTTTTTAGTCCTTTTTATAATTTTTTAATATTTTTAGTAGTTTCTATTGCAATCCTGTTTATATTCTTTAAAGTAGCTACAAGAGTATATTATAATTGGTTTATTTTAGCTAAGTTAGAATCGACAGGGAAAAAGAAAAAAGGGAAAATTACTGGTGTTAATAAAGCAGAAAGTCCTTTTAAAGCTTTGCTCAAGTGGGATTTTATATATTTGTTTAAAACACCTATGTTTTTTTATATACTCTTTTCTCAGCAGTTTTAATGCCATTTTTCTGTTTAATACCTTTTTACTTTCTTAATAAAATCGATACAAAGGAAGAAGGATTTCAAGGTATAATGCATGAGGTTAATAATTTTGTGCAAAGTGAAAATGCTATTTGGATTGTAATAATAAAGGTAACTATTTTTATATAAAGAAACTGCTTCCATTAAAAAGTTCTTGGTTATAATGGAGCAAGGCAATTATAGCCTACGTATTTTCATTGTTAACTAGTGTTGTAGCATTAGTAATTGGGGCTATAATAGGATTGGGATTATTTGATTTAATCAATCTGTTCTTATTATCAGCATTATTTTTATTACCATTAACACTGATGTCTGTTCTTATGGATAGTTTAAGACCTTACATGAAATGGACAACACCAAAAATGTGTATTAATAAGAATCTTAATAGTTTATTTTCTATGCTTATTGGTTTAATTTTTATAGGAGTTATTGTTATTATTGGTGTTGTTTTGGGATTTGCTCGATTAGCAGTACCAATTCCATCACTGGTGATTTATTTAGTATTCTATGTACTAGGTTTAATACTAACTGGTTTAGTTATTTTATTAGTAAAAAAGACTGGAAGTAGCAGAATAAGCAGAATACAAAGTTAAAGCAAGAAAAAACTCTTTTAAAGAGTTTTTTCTTGTCTGATTTTTGGTATAATTTATTAAATATAGTAAATTAAGTGAATGGAAGGAGTAATAATAATAAATGAACAGTATGACAGGATTTGGCAAGGGTTCTTTTGAAACTGAGAGTAAAATTTATACTATTGAAGCGCGTTCAGTTAATCATCGATTTATTGAAGTTAAAATACGTTTGCCAAAAGGATTATTATCCATTGAGGAAAAAATTGATAAAGCAATTAAAAATACCTTTAAGAGAGGTACTTTTTCCATTTATTTAGATATTAGAAATAATGGGACCTCCCCATGTGAATTAGATTTGGACTTAAGTATTGCTGAAAGCTATTTTCAGGCAGCTGAAAAGGTGAAAAATCATTTAGGCATGACCAGCAGTTTGTCATTACAAGATATATTACGTTATCCAGATGTAATTAAAAGTCAAGGAGTAGAAGAGGAAGATGTACTTTGGCCAGCAGTGTCTAATGCTTTAAATGAAGCTTTAAAAACAATTGGTGTTATGAGGCGTTTAGAAGGAGAGGCTTTGAAGACAGATTTATTGAAGAGGCTTCAGCTCATATCAAAAACTTTGGAAGTTGTTGATGAAGATAGCTTAGAAGTTGTTAAAGACTATCAAATTCGCTTAAGGGAAAGAATTGAGAGTTTACTGGATCAAGTACCAGTAAATGAAGATAGAATAGCTTATGAAGTTGCTGCTTTTGCGGATAAAAGTAGCATAACTGAAGAGCTTGTCCGATTGAGGATTCATATTAAAGAATTTGAACGTCTTTTAAATGATGAGGACGCTGTTGGCAGAAAATTAGACTTTCTGATTCAAGAGATGAATAGAGAAATTAATACGATAGGCTCAAAATCAAGTGTGACTACCATTGCCAATGCAGTGGTTATTTTAAAAAGTGAGCTGGAGAAAATAAGAGAGCAAGTACAGAATATAGAATAATAGAAGGAGGACTCACTATGCTTATTAAAAACTCTCTGATTGTTTTATCAGGTCCTTCTGGTGCAGGTAAAGGTACTTTGTGTAAAGCCTT contains:
- a CDS encoding sodium-dependent transporter, which produces MEDIKKRDGFGSSIGALLAMLGSALGVGNIIKFPALVGENGGAAFILVYIICLLVSGFPIMVAEIFIGRKAHKNNVDAYTEAGGRKSWGALGWLGTFAAMLLLAYYTLFASWVMRYAYTTMTGQLNGITDVGVAKTLFSNFNGSAEPFFWQVGFLLLAGIVLSFGVKKGIERVVKILMPLLIVILIIAVVRGALLPEAGSALKFLLSPDFSKITSAVVVTALGLSFFKLSLGIGSMVIYGSYSDGQTKIMSTAAKIIIIDLVVSVLAGFAVFSGFFSGNGSGLPLAGFDLLFESLPVLFSNVFLGQHVMFLFFFLTGIVAFTAAISILEVPIAVISEKTRLGRLSTVWIVIAVIMIVGSIPSLGNSLFSYFGDSTLVMRIGDIEKSGITNIFDYIVSNIFMPLIGMFTAILVAYKMDEKTVINELSNFGSINNIKAIKIYRWILKLTPFVLFFIFLKVSGILSLLGITI
- a CDS encoding YicC/YloC family endoribonuclease, which produces MNSMTGFGKGSFETESKIYTIEARSVNHRFIEVKIRLPKGLLSIEEKIDKAIKNTFKRGTFSIYLDIRNNGTSPCELDLDLSIAESYFQAAEKVKNHLGMTSSLSLQDILRYPDVIKSQGVEEEDVLWPAVSNALNEALKTIGVMRRLEGEALKTDLLKRLQLISKTLEVVDEDSLEVVKDYQIRLRERIESLLDQVPVNEDRIAYEVAAFADKSSITEELVRLRIHIKEFERLLNDEDAVGRKLDFLIQEMNREINTIGSKSSVTTIANAVVILKSELEKIREQVQNIE